TCGTGAGCAATATCGAAGGAAACCCGCTGGACTGAACCCGCCCGTCAGGGTCGCCTAACCCGGCGTAGCGTTGAATTATGACGACTGACGTGGGACCGGTGAAGGTACGGATCGAACGGGACTCGATGGGAGAGGTCGAGGTCCCCTACGACGCAAAATGGCGGGCGCAGACCCAGCGAGCGGTGGCCAACTTCCCGATCTCGGGCCAGCCCATCGAACGTGAGCTGATCGCGGGGCTGGCGTTGATCAAGGGTGCCGGCGCCCGGGTGCGTGCGGCTCGCGGTGTCTTGGCCCAGGACAAGGCCGACGCCATCGCCGCCGCCGCTGCCGAGGTCGCGCAGGGCGACTGGGACGACCAGTTCCCGATCGATGTCTTCCAGACCGGTTCGGGCACCTCCTCCAACATGAACGCCAACGAGGTCATCGCCACGCTGGCGCAGGAGAAGTTGGGTCAGCCGGTCCACCCGAACGACGACGTGAACGACCCGCTGTCCAGCAACGACCAGTTCCCGTCGGCGATGCACGTGGCCGCGACCAAGGCGGTCGTGAACGACCTGATCCCGGCGTTGGAGCATCTGGCGACCGCGTTGGAGGCGAAGGCGAGTGCCTTTGCGACCGTGGTGAAGTCGGGGCGCACCCACCTGATGGACGCGACGCCCGTCACCCTGGGTCAGGAGTTCAGCGGCTATGCCGCCCAGGTGAGGTACGGCGTTGACCGGCTGCGCGGCGTACTGCCCCAGGTCGCGGAGCTGCCCCTGGGAGGTACGGCGGTCGGCACCGGGATCAACGCACCCGCCGGTTTCGCAGGTGAGGTCATCCGTCTTCTCGCCGAGGAGACCGGTCTGCCGCTGACCGAGGCGCGGAACCACTTCGAGGCGCAGGGTGCTCGCGACGGGCTGGTCGAGCTGTCGGGCGTGCTGCGCACGATCGCGGTGGGTCTGAACAAGATCAGCAACGACATCCGATGGATGGGATCGGGGCCGCGCACCGGCCTCGGCGAGATCCACCTTCCGGACCTGCAGCCGGGGTCTTCGATCATGCCGGGCAAGGTGAACCCCGTTCTGGCCGAAGCGATGTGCCAGGTCGTCGCCCAGGTGATCGGCAACGACGCCGCCGTCGCGTGGGGTGGTGCCGCCGGCAACTTCGAACTCAACGTGATGCTGCCGGTGATCGCGCGCAACGTGTTGGAGTCGATTCGGCTGTTGTCTACTGTCACAACGGTTTTCGCCGACCGATGTGTCGACGGCATCGAGGCTGACGTGGACCAGTGCCGCACCTATGCGGAGTCCTCGCCGTCGATTGTGACGCCGCTGAACCACTTCGTGGGATACGACGAAGCAGCCGCGATCGCCAAGCAGTCGCTCAAGGAGCGCAAGACGATCCGGGAAGTCGTGATCGAGCGCGGCCACCTGACGGACGGCACGCTGACCGAGGAGCAGCTGGACAAGGCGCTCGACGTGTTGTCGATGACCAAACTGGCCTGAGCCGGCCTCAGAGTTCGGTCGGGATAGCCTCCGCCGCTTCCTGCGCGGTCGGGGCGGGGCTCATCCAGCGTCGTAGCAACACGAAGCGCACCACGGTCGCGATCGCGTTGCCGGCCGCGACCGTCACAGTGGCCCACCAGGTGGAGGCGTCCGGTGCGATGTGATGCAGCACGACCAGCGCCAACGCCGTCGCCGCCCAGGTCACGGCGAGCAGCGCCAGACTTTGTAGTTGGACCTTGGCGTGCCCCTGCGAGCCGCGGACGCCGAAGGTGAAGAACCGGTTGGCGGCCGTGTTGATCACCGTGCACAGCACCAGCGCCACGAAATTCGCGACCTGACGACCCATGATCTGGTCGAGCAGCGCGAAGAGCACCAGGTTGAGAACGGTGCTGGCCACGCCGATGATCGCGAACCGAACCAGTTGACCGGACAGGACCCGGCGGGGAGGAGAATCCGTGACGGTCATCGGTTGGCCAGCACTCGGTCGGCGGATTCCTCCGCTGTTTCATCCGGCTGACGCGCTGGCAGCGAGATGCGGAAGACGGTGTTGCCCGGTTCGGAGGACACGGTGACCGTCCCGTGGTGCGCGGCCACCACGGCGCTGACGATCGACAGCCCGAGACCGGTGGATCCTTCGGTGCGCGTGCGGGCTTCGTCGCCGCGGGTGAACCGCTCGAAGATCCGTGGCACCAGCTCGGGGTCGATGCCCGGTCCGTTGTCCGCGATGCTGATCTCGACCTGATCGCCGACCGTCCGGGCGCTGGCGACCACCTTCGTGCCGGCGGGAGTGTGCCGTCGAGCGTTGCCTAGCAGATTGATGATGACCTGTCGCAGACGGGCTTCATCGCCCTCGAGCTCGACCGGTTCGTCGGGTAGGTCCAGTTGCCAGTCGTGGTCGGGACTGGCCGCGTGCGCGTCGCCGATCGTTTCGAGCAGCAGCCGTGTGACGTCGACCTCCGAGCGCTCCAGCGGCCGGCCGGCGTCGAGTCGGGCAAGCAGCAGCAGGTCCTCGACCAGGGTGGTCATCCGGTCGGCTTCGGATTCGATCCGCCCGAGGGCGTGCGAAACCGTCTGGGGGACGGGCTCTTTCTCGCGGCGGGACAACTCGGCGTACCCACGGATGGACGCGAGCGGCGTACGCAATTCGTGGCTGGCGTCCGCCACGAACTGACGCACCTGCAACTCACTGGCGTAGCGCGCGTCCAGCGCGTGATTGACGTGATCGAGCATCTCGTTGAGCGCTAGACCTACCTGGCCGACCTCGGTGCCTGGATCGGTGTCCGCTTCGGCGACCCGGTCGGACATCTCCACCTTGCCCTCGGACAGCGGCAGGTGCGACACCCGAGTCGCCGTCGCGGCGACCCGGCGGAGCGGTTGAAGGGTCCGGCGCACGATCCACGCGACGCCGGCCGCAACCAGGAGTACGCCGGCTCCGGACAGCAGCGCGATCGCCAGGGCGGTGCGGGCCACTGTGCTGGTGACCCAGTCGACCGGAACACCGATGACGCTGGAGACCTCGACGACCGAGACGTCCGAGTCGGACGTTCCGGTGCGGACCAGTTGCTGGTTCTGTACGGCGACCACTCGGTAGCGGCCCAGGTCGCCCAGGGAGATGGTCGTGGGGTTACTGCCGATGCCGGCCTCGCGCAGCTGCGACACCTGACCGGAGGTGAGCGCGATGTTCTCGCCACCGAGTCGGGTCACGTAGGCGCGGGGCACTCGAGTGCGGGTCTCGTAGTCCCAGGCGGTGACGACGGTGTCATTGGGACCGAGGTCGACCCGCAGCGAGCCACCGTTGCCCGGGCTGCCAGCGGGTCCGCCGCCGTTGCCAGGGCCGCCGTTGGCCAGCATCTGCGCGCTGGAGGTCAGCTGCTGGTCGACCTGGTTGGTCAACGTGTTCCGCAACGCCACCACGGTGAGGCTGCCGACAGCGGCCGTCGTGATCAGGAAGAGCGCGATCAGCGACACGACCAACTGGGTGCGCAGCGTCCATCGGCTGGGGTTGGCGGTGAAGGTCACGAAGGACCCCGGATCAGGAGGTGGCGGGTTTGAGCACGTACCCCGCGCCACGCATGGTGTGGATCATCGGCGCACGGCCGGCGTCGATCTTCTTGCGCAGGTAGGAGATGTACAGCTCGACCACGTTGGCCTGGCCACCGAAGTCGTAATGCCACACGCGGTCGAGGATCTGAGCCTTGGACAGCACCCGCTTGGGGTTGCGCATCATGTAGCGCAGCAACTCGAACTCGGTTGCGGTCAGGCTGATCTCTTCACCGTCGCGGGTGACCTCGTGACTGTCCTCGTCGAGCTTGAGGTCGCCGACCACCAGCACGGAGGAGGAGTCCTCGGTCAACTGCACCGAACGGCGCAGCAGGGCCCGCACCCGGGCAACGACCTCCTCGAGACTGAACGGCTTGGTGACGTAGTCATCGCCACCAGCGGTGAGGCCGGCCACGCGGTCCTCCACCGAGTCGCGAGCGGTCAGGAAGAGCACGGGCAACGTCGGGTCGTCGTCGCGCAACCGACGCAGCACCTCCATCCCGTCGAAGTCGGGCAGCATCATGTCCAGGACGACGGCGTCCGGTTTGAACTCCTTGGAGGTCTTCACGGCGCTGGTGCCGGTGGCAGCGCTCTTGATCTCCCAGCCCTCGTAACGCAGGGCCATGCTCAGCAACTCAGTCAGGTTGCTCTCGTCATCGACGACCAGGACGCGGACGGGCGTGCCGTCGGGACGCTTCAACGTGGATGTGCTCATGGTGTCCAGTCTTAGGTCGGGCACTATGTGTGCGCCAGGGTCAACCTGTGAGAAGTCTATGCCTGCTCTGTGGCTGACGTGCCGTGAGTGACCGTTAGTGACTGAGCTCGGGGATGATCGACTTGGCAATCATGAAGTAGATCAGCAGGCCGGTGCCGTCGACGATGGTCGCGATCATCGGCGCCGACACCACAGCCGGGTCGATCTTCGTCTTGGTCAGGATCAGCGGCAGGATCGAGGCGACGAACGCCGACCACAGGACGATCGCTGCGAGGCTGATCGACACGGTGACCATCACCGGCCAGCCGACCCCGAGGGTCCACGCCCGCAGCAGACCGACCGCTGCCATGGTCGCCGAGATCATCATGGCGGCGCTCAGTTCCTTGGGCAGCACCTTGCCCAGGTCGCGCAACCGGACTTCGCCGGTCGAGGCGGCACGGACCAGCGTCGTGGTGATCTGGGTGCCGGTGTTGCCGCCGGTGCCGACCAGCAGCGGGATGAAGAAGGCCAGGCTGACGACGGCATCGAGTTCGTCCTCGAAGTAGCGCAGCACCGTTCCGGTGTAGGCCTCGGCGATGAACAGGACCAGGAGCCACACCACGCGCTTACGCCACAGACGCACCGGGGAAGCCTGCAGGTAGGGAACCTCCAGGGGCTCTGAACCACCCTGTCGTTCGGCGTCTTCGGTGTTCTCGTCCTCGACGATGTCGGCGGCGACGTCAGCGGTGATGACGCCAAGGAGTCGATCCTCCTTGTCGATCACCGGCAGCGCCGCGAGTCGGTTGTCGGTCAGGGTGCGCGCCGCGACCTCGTCGTCGGTGTTGGCGTCGACCGTGATGATGTCGGTCTCGGTGAGTTCTGCGACCTGGGTCCCCGGAGCGGCCAGCACGAGCTGTTGCAGGGAGACCACACCGAGCAACCGCCGATCGTCGTCGACCACATAGACGTACGCCGCGGCGAGCGAGTCCACCGGGGCCGCGGCGGTCTGAAGACGCAACTGGGTCAACGCGCTCTCGACGTCCTGGCCCTGGGAGATGACGAGGGCCTCGGGGACCATGTGCGCGGCCGCACTGTCCGGGGGCCAGGAGAGCAATCCGTTCAGTACCAGAGCGCGGGCCGGGGGCAGCGCCCCGATGAGCGAAGCGGCCGTCGTCGCGGGGAACTCGCGCAGGATGTCCGCAGCGATGTCGGAGTCCAGGGCGGCGAGCAATCCAGCTGCCGCCGCGGGGCTCGCCGAGGTGAGCAGGGTTGCAGCGGTGCGCGGTTCGATGACGGCCAGGAGTCGATCGGCGAGCTCCGGTTGCATTCCGGCGACGAGACGGGCGCGGTCGGGCGCGGCCAGGTCACGCAGTTGCCGTTCCCGCTCGCCGCGGTCGGGAGTGGCGTCCAGCCACTCCTCGAGTGCGGCCGGGTCAGGTGTCGTGATC
The window above is part of the Branchiibius hedensis genome. Proteins encoded here:
- a CDS encoding class II fumarate hydratase, giving the protein MTTDVGPVKVRIERDSMGEVEVPYDAKWRAQTQRAVANFPISGQPIERELIAGLALIKGAGARVRAARGVLAQDKADAIAAAAAEVAQGDWDDQFPIDVFQTGSGTSSNMNANEVIATLAQEKLGQPVHPNDDVNDPLSSNDQFPSAMHVAATKAVVNDLIPALEHLATALEAKASAFATVVKSGRTHLMDATPVTLGQEFSGYAAQVRYGVDRLRGVLPQVAELPLGGTAVGTGINAPAGFAGEVIRLLAEETGLPLTEARNHFEAQGARDGLVELSGVLRTIAVGLNKISNDIRWMGSGPRTGLGEIHLPDLQPGSSIMPGKVNPVLAEAMCQVVAQVIGNDAAVAWGGAAGNFELNVMLPVIARNVLESIRLLSTVTTVFADRCVDGIEADVDQCRTYAESSPSIVTPLNHFVGYDEAAAIAKQSLKERKTIREVVIERGHLTDGTLTEEQLDKALDVLSMTKLA
- a CDS encoding response regulator transcription factor — its product is MSTSTLKRPDGTPVRVLVVDDESNLTELLSMALRYEGWEIKSAATGTSAVKTSKEFKPDAVVLDMMLPDFDGMEVLRRLRDDDPTLPVLFLTARDSVEDRVAGLTAGGDDYVTKPFSLEEVVARVRALLRRSVQLTEDSSSVLVVGDLKLDEDSHEVTRDGEEISLTATEFELLRYMMRNPKRVLSKAQILDRVWHYDFGGQANVVELYISYLRKKIDAGRAPMIHTMRGAGYVLKPATS
- a CDS encoding sensor histidine kinase: MTFTANPSRWTLRTQLVVSLIALFLITTAAVGSLTVVALRNTLTNQVDQQLTSSAQMLANGGPGNGGGPAGSPGNGGSLRVDLGPNDTVVTAWDYETRTRVPRAYVTRLGGENIALTSGQVSQLREAGIGSNPTTISLGDLGRYRVVAVQNQQLVRTGTSDSDVSVVEVSSVIGVPVDWVTSTVARTALAIALLSGAGVLLVAAGVAWIVRRTLQPLRRVAATATRVSHLPLSEGKVEMSDRVAEADTDPGTEVGQVGLALNEMLDHVNHALDARYASELQVRQFVADASHELRTPLASIRGYAELSRREKEPVPQTVSHALGRIESEADRMTTLVEDLLLLARLDAGRPLERSEVDVTRLLLETIGDAHAASPDHDWQLDLPDEPVELEGDEARLRQVIINLLGNARRHTPAGTKVVASARTVGDQVEISIADNGPGIDPELVPRIFERFTRGDEARTRTEGSTGLGLSIVSAVVAAHHGTVTVSSEPGNTVFRISLPARQPDETAEESADRVLANR
- the mgtE gene encoding magnesium transporter gives rise to the protein MPTLATAITTPDPAALEEWLDATPDRGERERQLRDLAAPDRARLVAGMQPELADRLLAVIEPRTAATLLTSASPAAAAGLLAALDSDIAADILREFPATTAASLIGALPPARALVLNGLLSWPPDSAAAHMVPEALVISQGQDVESALTQLRLQTAAAPVDSLAAAYVYVVDDDRRLLGVVSLQQLVLAAPGTQVAELTETDIITVDANTDDEVAARTLTDNRLAALPVIDKEDRLLGVITADVAADIVEDENTEDAERQGGSEPLEVPYLQASPVRLWRKRVVWLLVLFIAEAYTGTVLRYFEDELDAVVSLAFFIPLLVGTGGNTGTQITTTLVRAASTGEVRLRDLGKVLPKELSAAMMISATMAAVGLLRAWTLGVGWPVMVTVSISLAAIVLWSAFVASILPLILTKTKIDPAVVSAPMIATIVDGTGLLIYFMIAKSIIPELSH
- a CDS encoding GtrA family protein, with protein sequence MTVTDSPPRRVLSGQLVRFAIIGVASTVLNLVLFALLDQIMGRQVANFVALVLCTVINTAANRFFTFGVRGSQGHAKVQLQSLALLAVTWAATALALVVLHHIAPDASTWWATVTVAAGNAIATVVRFVLLRRWMSPAPTAQEAAEAIPTEL